In a single window of the Pelodiscus sinensis isolate JC-2024 chromosome 18, ASM4963464v1, whole genome shotgun sequence genome:
- the OGFR gene encoding opioid growth factor receptor isoform X3, producing MERRRPTVSSMGYRGFEFSMGRNWTAAKDMQRYRHHYPGLEEGEDDDEEEEEMWNLSFYKNDINFLPHGLYIDDLLEAWQEDYETLEENHSYIQWLFPLRERGMNWRAKPLTLKEIQAFKKNEEVMQRFVRAYKLMLGFYGINLINQETGQVRRAENWIQRFRNLDRFSHNNLRITRILKCLGEMGYEHYQVHLVKFFLTETLVFQTLPNVKRSALDYFLFTIRNKHKRRELIHYAWKHFKPQHRFVWGPPKKLLAYKPPLPKTQHCQKADEEQECVRDKEAVGMNETRPPNREETVGDAADSQTRKVSGECASEEQSKLGAMERGDNVPSEALVSTGDGSENDCPKESKKRKLKFNSGSGTCPGLLKSPTDIEKISYNLEEFAINQETTETLPALLEKDDPVAAEEGDVSSEDFKVSESPDAPLKRRKVDEAVLENSAVNEDIGTVPCTLQATNPKAMGCEAENGEVSEEDTVVEEINVKTENGAEGASANSLRVSETEAGLPCLAGSDSVLHEAIAEHQCHESLPGGESLADNREQKEGAEGINARREAKSPTQEPEPRESSEECSSSLS from the exons GGTTTGGAAGAAGGGGAAGAtgatgatgaagaggaggaggagatgtgGAATTTAAGTTTTTACAAAAATGATATTAACTTTCTGCCTCATG GTTTATATATTGATGACCTCCTTGAAGCTTGGCAGGAGGACTATGAGACTCTGGAAGAAAATCATTCTTATATACAATG GTTGTTCCCTTTACGTGAGCGTGGGATGAACTGGCGTGCAAAGCCTCTCACACTTAAAGAAATTCAG GCCTTTaagaaaaatgaggaagttatGCAAAGATTCGTTAGAGCTTACAAACTCATGCTGGGTTTTTATGGAATAAACTTGATAAATCAAGAAACGGGGCAAGTGAGAAGAGCAGAAAACTGGATTCAGAGATTTCGCAACCTTGATCG GTTTAGTCACAACAATTTGCGGATAACCCGTATTCTGAAGTGTCTGGGAGAGATGGGGTATGAACACTATCAAGTGCACCTggtgaagtttttcctaacagagACTCTTGTTTTCCAAACGCTCCCAAATGTTAAGAGAAGTGCCTTGGATTACTTCCTGTTCACCATCCGAAACAAGCATAAGCGAAGGGAGCTGATACACTATGCATGGAAACACTTCAAACCTCAGCATAGGTTTGTATGGGGGCCTCCTAAGAAACTCCTGGCATATAAACCTCCGTTGCCAAAGACCCAGCACTGCCAAAAGGCTGATGAAGAGCAGGAATGCGTCAGAGACAAAGAAGCGGTGGGGATGAACGAAACCCGTCCTCCCAACAGGGAGGAGACAGTTGGAGATGCTGCAGACTCCCAAACCCGCAAGGTGAGTGGCGAATGCGCCTCGGAAGAGCAAAGCAAGCTGGGCGCTATGGAGCGAGGAGACAACGTTCCCAGTGAGGCGCTTGTGAGCACAGGGGATGGATCGGAGAATGACTGTCCAAAGGAAAGCAAGAAAAGAAAGTTAAAGTTCAACAGTGGAAGTGGGACGTGCCCAGGACTGTTGAAAAGTCCCACTGACATTGAGAAGATCTCTTATAACCTAGAGGAATTTGCGATCAATCAAGAGACCACAGAGACACTTCCAGCGTTGCTGGAAAAAGATGACCCTGTAGCCGCTGAAGAGGGTGATGTGAGCAGTGAAGACTTTAAGGTGTCTGAGTCACCTGATGCTCCCCTAAAAAGGAGGAAAGTTGACGAGGCAGTGCTGGAAAACAGTGCAGTAAATGAGGACATTggcactgttccctgcaccctccAAGCCACTAACCCAAAGGCCATGGGCTGTGAGGCTGAGAACGGGGAAGTTAGTGAGGAAGACACGGTTGTGGAAGAAATTAACGTGAAAACTGAGAATGGTGCGGAAGGTGCTTCTGCAAATTCATTGCGTGTTTCTGAGACTGAGGCTGGCCTGCCTTGTCTGGCAGGGAGTGACTCAGTGCTGCATGAAGCAATTGCTGAGCACCAATGCCATGAAAGTCTACCAGGAGGTGAAAGCCTGGCAGACAACAGAGAACAGAAGGAAGGGGCAGAAGGCATCAATGCCAGAAGGGAAGCAAAAAGCCCCACACAAGAACCAGAGCCAAGAGAGTCTTCAGAGGAGTGTAGTAGCAGCTTGTCCTGA